In the genome of Roseovarius sp. Pro17, the window GGGTGAGATTGCGCTCGGCCTTCAATTGCGCGCCCAGTTCATCGCGGCTTTCGCCTGCGACGCGGTCATAGAGCACGACTTCGGCGCCCAAAGCGCGGGTGTTGGCGATCTTCATGCTGGGCGCGTCGGCGGGCATGACAATGAGTGCCGGCACGTCATGCTGCGCAGCGGCCAGCGCCACGCCCTGCGCATGATTGCCCGAGGAAAAGGCCAGCACGCCACGCGCGCGCGTGGCATTATCCAGCGCCGAGACGGCGGCATACCCGCCACGATACTTGAAGCTGCCGGTATGTTGCAGGCACTCCGGCTTGACCCAGACACGCCGCCCGGCGATGCGATCAAGGAAGGGTGAGGATAGCAAGGGGGTGCGCCGCGCATGCCCCTTGAGGCGGGCGGCGGCGGCGCGGATCATGTCGATATCGCTCATGCGTGGTCTTTCAGATGGGTGAGGATTCCGTTTAGCGCCTCGGCTTCGTCGAGGAACGGCACATGGCCGCGATCCGGCACCGTGACGGCGCGCATGTCTGGTGCGCGGGCCTGCATCCGGCTGAGGATATCCGCGTTCAAGATGTCGGAATTCGCGCCATGCAGCACGGTCAGCGGCAGTGTCGCCAGTTCATCCCATAAGTCCCAGAGATCAGGAACCGGGCCAGCGCCCGCCTGACCGATCAGCGCCTCGCGCAGGCGCGGATCATAGCGCAGGTCCAGCCCATCCTTGCGCTGGGCCCAGATCAGCTCGGCATGTATGCGCCAGCGGTCGCGCGTGACACGCGGAAAGCGCGGCTCCTGCGCGGCCTTCAGCCCATCGGCCGCCGCGTCGTAGTCGGGAAAATTCGGTCGCTGGCCGACAAACTCCATGATCCGGTCCAGGCCTCCGGGGGCGATCTCGGGGCCGATATCGTTGAGGATCGCGCCGCTCAGCCGTTGGGGCTGCGTCGCCCCTAGCAGCATCGCAATCAGCCCGCCGCGCGAGGTGCCAAGGATCGTGGCGCGCGCAATTCCCAGATGATCCAGCAGAGCGATTGCATCCGCCGCCTCCTGAGGGACGCAATAGGTCGTGATGTCATCCGCGTAATCCGAGCAGCCTCGCCCGCGATAATCCATGCGGATCACGCGGTATCCGGCCAGAAACGGCATCACAAAGCGAAAATCGCCCGAATTGCGCGTCAGCCCGGCAAGGCAGAGGATCGCAGGGCCAGCACCCTCGTCGCTGTAATTCAGGCTCAGCCCGTCCGATGTGTCAAAGCGCGCCATTCAGACGCCTGCCAGTGCGGGGATGCGGCTTAGGTCCGGCAGGACATGCGCGGGCTTGCCCGGCAGACGCTCGACCGGCTCGCCCGCGCGATTGACCCAAGCGACGGTGAACCCGTAGGCCGCTGCCGCCGCTGCATCCCAGCCGTTGGAGGACACGAACAACACCTCGCCCGGCGCGCAGGCAAAGCGGCGACCGACCATGTCATAGACCGCGCTTGCGGGCTTGTAGATGCCGCACATTTCGACCGACAGAATATCGTCCAGATCGCCGCCGATACCGGCAGAGGTCACCGCCGCCGTCAGCATGTCGGGCGTGCCGTTCGACAGGATCGCGGTGTTCAGCCCCGCCGCTTTCAATGCCCGCAGCATGGGGGCGACGTCGGGATAAGCCTCCAATTCGCGGTAGAGCGCGAGAAGGCGGGCGCGCAGGGCGGTATCGTCGATCCCCTCGGCCTCCAGCGCCCAATCAAGCGCATCCTCGGTGATGATCCAGAAATCGGCATGATCGTCCATGATCGTGCGCAGCCAAGTGTAGTGCAGCTGCCGCAGCCGCCAATTCTGTGCAATGCGCGGCCAGCATTCGGCCAGCTTTTCCTGCCCCGGTTCAGCGGCTGCGATGCGCGCGGCTGCGGCGACGTCCAACAACGTGCCATAGGCGTCGAAGATGCAGGTGGTGATCGGCATTGGCGCTCCGGGGCTTGGGTTCGGATCAGACTGGCATGGATGGAATGACCGCGAAAGGGTGGAAATGGGCAGGAGCGCGGGTGAGGGCCAGACGCGCGCCCGGTTCCCAGGGAAAACCTTCGTTTTGATACAGCCTCTTAGCGTCTTATTTGCGGCCACCCGTTTGCAATTGGCCGCCGCTGTTGCTACATCCGTCGTCAATTCACACAAGCACCCGCGCGCGGCGCGGCCTTGCCATTCAACTCATCCCAATAAAATCAGAACTGGAGTCTATCCATGACCGAAGTAAAAGCGGGCGATACTGTCCATATTCACTACACCGGCACACTGACCGACGGCACTGTCTTTGACAGCAGCGATGGGCGCGATCCGCTGGCATTCGAAGTCGGCTCGGGCCAGATCATCCCCGGCCTCGACACGGCGATCCCCGGCATGGCCATCGGCGAAAAGAAGAAAGTCGAAGTGCCCGCCGATCAGGCCTATGGTCAGGTCGACCCGAATGCAACGCAGCAAGTCCCGCGCGAGGGTATCCCCGCGGATATCCCGCTGGACCCGGGCACGCAGCTACAGGTGCAGACCGAAAACGGTCAGGTGCTGCCGGTGACCGTGGTGGAAGTGACCGAAGAGCATGTCACGCTTGACGCCAACCACGCGCTTGCGGGCAAAGACCTGACGTTTGACATCGAACTGGTCGCGATCGCCTAAGGGCGAAGTGGCGAACTGACTAACAATGCGAAAGGCCCCGGATGAAAATTCGGGGCTTTTTGCGATGGCAGGGCGTGTCTGCGCTTGAATTGGCCGGTGTGAGGCGAACTTGACACTTATCGGCATAGGGACAAACATTTGTTCCACGACATGACAAAGCGATAGATCGCCGCATGTCGTTGGTATCCTTGATGCATTACAACTGCCAAATGTCAGCCTGCGGTGCGGCAATGGCCACCAGCCGCGGGCCGCACCGCGTCGCAAATCGTTCTATCAAGCATCGTCTGACCCGCGCCCGGTCGCGCAACTCAGAGGGGGACGTTGTCGAACAACAAGTCCTCATCAGAATGCGATGGCATAAGCGTGGGTTTCTGCTGGGGCGTATATCTCTGCTGGGTAGCGTCGATCAGATTATACAAATGGCGCGCAGCGCGCTTCTTTTCCACTGTGCTGGCCGTAGCGATCTGACGTTCCAGTTCGCTCAAATTATCTTCAAGTGTAAGCGTTGTCATGGCAGCCTCGTTTCTACTAGCAGGTGACGTCAGGGACCCTTTCTAGGAAAGGTACCCTGACGGAAAAACCGACGGCACTCACGCTCAAAGCTGGTTGCAGACCTCAGTCCACACGCAGCTTTTCGCAGGAGCGCCGTCGAAAGACTTAGCGCGCGAGTCCCTCCCAAAGACTGATGCGCACGACTCAAATCTAGCTTCGGGAAAAGGGAACCGCATTGACGCACGTTAAGGTTGACCCTCTGCGGCGCGACATCGGCTGAAAGCTGCCGATCAGGATAGTTCGAGATAGCGGAAGGTCTGGCCGGAATGTTCGCATCGCCTTGTGCGACACGGCGGCCCGCATAGATGGCAGCCCAGCTTCTGCGGCCTTATTCATCGCTGGGAAGGGTCGGCCACTGTGTTCTCAGGACAGATCAAGGTAAGGCGTCTTAGCCATATCTCGGCTTAAATCCGCAACAGCACAGCCCCAGCGCGCCCGGGTGTCATCACTGCGTCGTGCGCCTTGGCGCAGTCTTGCAGGCTGTAAACCGTATCGATTGCAGGCGTCAGCGCGCCTGCTGACAGGGCCGAATGGAGGCGCGCGATGATCGTCTCGCGCTGGGTATCTGGCAGAAGGTAAATCAACGTGATGTCGATCTTGAGCGCCTTGAACAAAAACGCGCCAAAAGGCAGCGTCGGCGTCATATCCTTGCCCGAGCCATAGGCGGCAATCGTGCCGAGGGGCGCCATGACCTCGCCCAGAAGGGGCGCGTTCTGGCCGAATTCGACCTCGACGGCGCGGTCGATGCCTTCGCCGCCAGAGGCTTCGGTGATTTTCGAGGCCAGATCCGGGTCCGCGTAGTCCAACACAGCGTCGGCGCCGGTGCTGCGCACCCGCTCCATTCCGCCTGCGCTGCACGTCGCGATGACGCGCGCGCCGCCCCATTTGGCCAGTTGCACAGCGTTATGGCCGACCGCACCCGCACCGCCGCTGATCAGCAGGGTCTGGCCGGTGACGTCACCACCGCCAAACACGGTTTGCGCCGCTGTCAGGCCGGGTATGCCCAGCACGGCGCCGATTTGCGGGTCAAGGCCACTCGGCATCGCCACGGCCTGCGCCGCGGGCAGGCAGATGTATTCAGCCGCCGTGCCGAACGCGCGGTGCCACGCGCCGTTCCAGATCCAGACGGGCTGACCCAGGCGGGCTTGGTCCACGCCATCGCCCAAGGCGTCGATAACGCCCGCGCCGTCGGAATGGGGGATCACCTGCGGATAGGGCGGTTTGGTCACGCCGGGACGGGTGCCACTGCGTGCCTTGGCATCAGATGGATTCACGCCCGAGAATTGCAGCTTGACGCGGACCTCACCGGGGGCGGGGTCAGGCGTGGCGATTTCGCCCAGCTCGATCACGTCGGCGGCGGGGCCAAAGCGGTTATATAACGCGGCGCGCATCAGCTGCGGCGGCGCAGGCGGATTACCACGTCGACTGACGCGATCTCGGCGCCTTCGGGGGCATCGGGCAGGCGTGTGATTTCCAACTGGTCGGCAGGCGCGTCGCTGAGCCGGTTTTCGTCCTCCCAGTAGAAATGGGGGTGGTCGTGGGTGTTGGTGTCGAAATAGGATTTCGTGCCGTCCACGAGAACCTCCTGCATCAGCCCCGCGTCACAAAACGCGCGCAGCGTATTGTAGACGGTGGCCAGCGAAACGCTTTCGCCACATTTCTGCACATCGGCAAACAGG includes:
- a CDS encoding alpha/beta hydrolase is translated as MARFDTSDGLSLNYSDEGAGPAILCLAGLTRNSGDFRFVMPFLAGYRVIRMDYRGRGCSDYADDITTYCVPQEAADAIALLDHLGIARATILGTSRGGLIAMLLGATQPQRLSGAILNDIGPEIAPGGLDRIMEFVGQRPNFPDYDAAADGLKAAQEPRFPRVTRDRWRIHAELIWAQRKDGLDLRYDPRLREALIGQAGAGPVPDLWDLWDELATLPLTVLHGANSDILNADILSRMQARAPDMRAVTVPDRGHVPFLDEAEALNGILTHLKDHA
- a CDS encoding haloacid dehalogenase type II; translated protein: MPITTCIFDAYGTLLDVAAAARIAAAEPGQEKLAECWPRIAQNWRLRQLHYTWLRTIMDDHADFWIITEDALDWALEAEGIDDTALRARLLALYRELEAYPDVAPMLRALKAAGLNTAILSNGTPDMLTAAVTSAGIGGDLDDILSVEMCGIYKPASAVYDMVGRRFACAPGEVLFVSSNGWDAAAAAAYGFTVAWVNRAGEPVERLPGKPAHVLPDLSRIPALAGV
- a CDS encoding peptidylprolyl isomerase; protein product: MTEVKAGDTVHIHYTGTLTDGTVFDSSDGRDPLAFEVGSGQIIPGLDTAIPGMAIGEKKKVEVPADQAYGQVDPNATQQVPREGIPADIPLDPGTQLQVQTENGQVLPVTVVEVTEEHVTLDANHALAGKDLTFDIELVAIA
- a CDS encoding NADPH:quinone reductase codes for the protein MRAALYNRFGPAADVIELGEIATPDPAPGEVRVKLQFSGVNPSDAKARSGTRPGVTKPPYPQVIPHSDGAGVIDALGDGVDQARLGQPVWIWNGAWHRAFGTAAEYICLPAAQAVAMPSGLDPQIGAVLGIPGLTAAQTVFGGGDVTGQTLLISGGAGAVGHNAVQLAKWGGARVIATCSAGGMERVRSTGADAVLDYADPDLASKITEASGGEGIDRAVEVEFGQNAPLLGEVMAPLGTIAAYGSGKDMTPTLPFGAFLFKALKIDITLIYLLPDTQRETIIARLHSALSAGALTPAIDTVYSLQDCAKAHDAVMTPGRAGAVLLRI
- the irrA gene encoding iron response transcriptional regulator IrrA produces the protein MTRPASPHPEQRGTDWLSGAGLRPTRQRVALASLLIGDGQHRHVTAESLFADVQKCGESVSLATVYNTLRAFCDAGLMQEVLVDGTKSYFDTNTHDHPHFYWEDENRLSDAPADQLEITRLPDAPEGAEIASVDVVIRLRRRS